In Alphaproteobacteria bacterium, the following proteins share a genomic window:
- a CDS encoding Gfo/Idh/MocA family oxidoreductase yields the protein MRIVLIGLGVQGHKRRAIAGDSVIATVDPVSEGASHRSIESVPLETYDAALVCTPDEVKVALLRYLLSHGKHVLVEKPLIAGSDTELEELAVLAEDNGVTCYTAYNHRFEPHFVHMKALLDEGSLGHIYSVRMFYGNGTARLVRQSPWRDKGAGVLMDLGSHLLDTCAFWFGSLDHRAATLVSANRFENQAPDHCAFVFPGQPLLQLEMTLLSWRNHFYADVHGEKGSAHIQSLCKWGPSIFTRRNRILPSGRPTEHSVTLVQDDPTWALEYRHFLELTRTGTGNIRNDILLNRTLRHLSRSAPMASPS from the coding sequence GTGCGTATTGTCTTGATCGGCCTGGGGGTGCAGGGGCACAAACGCCGCGCTATCGCCGGCGATTCTGTCATTGCAACGGTGGATCCCGTTTCTGAAGGCGCGAGCCATCGTTCCATCGAATCCGTCCCCCTGGAAACTTATGACGCGGCGCTGGTCTGTACGCCGGACGAGGTCAAGGTGGCGCTGTTGCGCTATCTCCTTTCCCACGGCAAGCACGTGCTGGTGGAGAAACCTCTGATCGCCGGTTCCGACACGGAGCTGGAAGAACTGGCGGTTCTGGCCGAAGACAATGGCGTCACATGCTATACAGCCTATAACCATCGCTTCGAACCCCATTTCGTCCACATGAAAGCCCTGCTGGACGAGGGCAGCCTGGGGCACATCTATTCCGTCCGGATGTTTTACGGCAACGGGACCGCGCGCCTGGTGCGACAATCCCCGTGGCGCGACAAGGGCGCAGGCGTTCTGATGGATCTGGGGTCGCACTTGCTCGACACCTGCGCCTTCTGGTTCGGCTCTCTAGATCACAGGGCGGCCACCCTGGTCAGCGCCAACCGATTTGAGAACCAGGCGCCGGACCACTGCGCATTTGTGTTTCCAGGACAGCCTCTCCTGCAGCTGGAAATGACCTTGCTTAGCTGGCGCAACCACTTCTATGCCGACGTCCACGGGGAAAAGGGATCCGCACACATACAGTCCCTGTGCAAATGGGGCCCCAGCATTTTCACCCGTCGCAACCGAATCCTGCCCAGCGGCCGCCCGACCGAACACTCTGTCACCCTGGTGCAGGATGATCCGACCTGGGCTCTGGAGTACAGGCACTTTCTGGAGCTGACCCGGACAGGCACAGGCAATATCCGAAACGACATCTTGCTCAACCGGACGTTGCGCCATCTGTCCCGGTCCGCCCCCATGGCGAGTCCGTCATGA
- a CDS encoding SDR family oxidoreductase, whose product MTNILVTGGAGYVGSVLVPQLLDLGHRITVYDTLYFGDYFLPKDNPNLTVIQGDIRNTAHLERALAGIDVVFNLACISNDATFELDEALSTSINLHAFEPMVKAAKAAGVKRFIYASSSSVYGVSDAPDVTEDHPLVPLTLYNKYKGMCEPLLFKHTTPDFVGVVFRPATVCGFAPRQRLDLSVNILTNHAINAGKITVFGGSQLRPNLHIQDYVDLCKLLLTAPSEKIADEIFNCGYQNMSIMDIAHLVKRVVMEEFPEKGEIPIVTTPSNDDRSYHINSDKIFRQLGFRPSHSIEEAVRDLCRAFRDGLLPNSLDDERYYNIRVLKAKKAA is encoded by the coding sequence ATGACCAACATTCTCGTGACGGGCGGAGCCGGATACGTCGGCAGCGTCCTGGTACCGCAGCTGCTTGACCTGGGTCATCGAATCACGGTCTACGACACCTTGTATTTCGGCGACTATTTTCTGCCCAAGGATAATCCGAACCTGACCGTCATCCAGGGCGATATCCGAAACACGGCCCACCTGGAAAGGGCCCTTGCCGGCATCGACGTCGTCTTTAACCTCGCCTGCATTTCAAATGACGCAACCTTCGAACTGGACGAGGCGCTCAGCACTTCGATCAACCTTCACGCGTTTGAACCCATGGTGAAGGCGGCTAAGGCCGCCGGGGTGAAGCGTTTCATTTATGCTTCGTCCAGTTCGGTTTACGGCGTCTCCGACGCACCGGACGTGACCGAGGACCATCCCCTCGTTCCACTGACCTTGTACAATAAATACAAAGGCATGTGTGAACCGCTTTTGTTCAAGCACACGACACCGGATTTTGTTGGCGTCGTGTTTCGCCCGGCGACTGTGTGCGGCTTTGCGCCACGCCAGCGACTCGATCTGTCGGTCAATATACTGACCAATCACGCAATCAATGCCGGCAAGATCACCGTATTTGGCGGAAGCCAGCTTCGGCCCAATCTCCACATCCAGGACTATGTGGACCTCTGCAAGCTGCTGCTGACGGCGCCTTCCGAGAAAATCGCCGATGAGATCTTCAATTGCGGCTATCAGAATATGAGCATCATGGACATTGCCCATCTGGTGAAACGCGTTGTCATGGAAGAGTTTCCCGAGAAAGGCGAAATTCCCATCGTCACCACTCCGAGCAATGATGACCGTTCATACCACATCAATTCCGACAAGATTTTTCGCCAGCTCGGTTTCCGCCCAAGCCATTCCATTGAGGAAGCAGTCCGCGATTTGTGTCGCGCCTTTCGAGATGGGCTATTGCCCAACAGCCTCGATGACGAGCGCTACTACAACATCCGTGTTCTGAAGGCGAAGAAAGCCGCATGA
- a CDS encoding transaldolase: protein MAGLDELKVKIFADGADLEEIRRLYSTNPLIKGYTTNPTLMRKAGIDDYERFGRAALAAVPDRPVSLEVFADELDEMVAQGLTIASWGKNANVKVPVMNTKGTYCGPAIARLAQGGVLVNVTAIMTAAQVKAVARDLNPEVPAIVSVFAGRIADAGIDPETVMRDCKNALEGHPQAELLWASPREVFNIFQADKVGCGIITVSNDILAKLGTVGKDLDEYSLETVKMFHRDATAAGYDIRVAESATAE, encoded by the coding sequence ATGGCAGGGTTGGACGAACTCAAGGTCAAGATATTTGCGGATGGCGCAGACCTGGAAGAAATACGCCGGCTCTACAGCACGAATCCCCTGATCAAGGGCTATACGACCAACCCCACCCTGATGCGGAAAGCGGGTATTGACGACTATGAGCGCTTTGGTCGCGCTGCTTTGGCCGCCGTGCCGGACCGTCCCGTATCCCTGGAGGTTTTCGCCGACGAACTGGACGAAATGGTGGCTCAAGGACTGACCATCGCGTCCTGGGGCAAGAACGCGAACGTAAAGGTCCCAGTGATGAACACCAAGGGCACGTATTGCGGCCCGGCGATCGCACGTCTCGCGCAGGGCGGCGTGTTGGTCAATGTCACGGCCATCATGACCGCCGCGCAGGTAAAGGCTGTCGCCAGGGACCTGAATCCCGAAGTGCCTGCAATCGTCTCGGTTTTTGCGGGCCGGATCGCCGATGCCGGGATCGACCCTGAAACGGTGATGCGCGACTGCAAGAATGCGCTTGAAGGCCATCCCCAGGCTGAACTTTTGTGGGCCAGCCCCCGGGAAGTCTTCAACATCTTTCAAGCGGACAAGGTCGGATGTGGCATTATCACCGTCAGCAACGACATCCTGGCCAAGCTGGGCACGGTTGGAAAAGACCTGGACGAATATTCCCTGGAAACCGTAAAAATGTTCCACCGGGACGCTACCGCCGCCGGCTACGACATACGTGTTGCCGAATCGGCGACCGCTGAATAG
- a CDS encoding nucleotide sugar dehydrogenase has translation MNSPVIAFVGMTHLGLNSAVASANRGFEVLCFDPDPSVVAALDSGKPMVVEPDLPEMMARNRDHITYTSDPRDLVLADVIYIAPDVPTDDRGESDLGSLMRFVETVDRAARPDAIVVILSQVPPGFTRSLARPEATRFYQVETLVFGRAIDRAHNPERFIIGAADPAQPLPAPLSAYLAAFDCPILPMRYESAELSKIAINMCLVASVTTANVLAELCEGIDADWSEIAPALKLDRRIGPHAYLAAGLGIAGGNLERDIATLIRIGARHGTDVAMMQAWRANSTHRRYWALHQLHRTVLRTSSAPVIGVLGLAYKENTHSVKNSPAVALIEGLTPYAIQAYDPVVKADSAWHPRLRQMPTAIAAAEGVDALVLMTPWPEFREIDPAELAGRMSGRTVFDPFGLLDAAGCMTAGLAHLRLGKSVADAPRT, from the coding sequence ATGAACAGCCCCGTCATTGCCTTCGTGGGCATGACCCACCTGGGCCTCAACTCGGCGGTCGCGAGCGCCAACCGCGGCTTTGAAGTCCTGTGCTTTGACCCCGATCCATCAGTCGTTGCCGCACTGGACAGCGGCAAGCCAATGGTCGTAGAGCCCGATCTTCCTGAGATGATGGCCAGGAATCGGGACCACATCACATATACAAGCGACCCTCGGGACCTTGTCCTGGCGGATGTCATTTATATTGCGCCGGATGTCCCGACGGACGACCGCGGCGAAAGCGATCTTGGAAGCCTAATGCGGTTTGTCGAAACCGTAGATCGGGCGGCGCGTCCGGACGCAATCGTCGTCATTTTGAGCCAGGTCCCGCCCGGCTTCACCCGCAGCCTGGCCCGCCCGGAAGCGACGCGATTCTATCAGGTAGAGACTCTGGTTTTCGGCCGCGCTATCGACCGCGCGCACAACCCGGAGCGATTCATCATCGGCGCCGCTGACCCCGCGCAGCCACTCCCGGCGCCTTTGTCGGCTTATCTCGCGGCTTTCGACTGTCCGATCCTGCCGATGCGATACGAAAGCGCCGAATTAAGCAAGATCGCGATCAATATGTGCCTTGTGGCGTCGGTGACCACTGCGAACGTCCTGGCGGAGCTCTGTGAAGGTATTGACGCCGACTGGTCGGAAATTGCGCCGGCGCTGAAGCTCGACCGCAGGATTGGACCCCACGCCTATCTGGCGGCTGGTCTCGGCATTGCCGGCGGCAATCTGGAGCGCGACATCGCGACTCTTATCCGCATTGGCGCGCGTCATGGAACCGATGTCGCCATGATGCAGGCCTGGCGGGCGAACAGCACTCACCGCCGGTATTGGGCCTTGCACCAACTGCACCGGACGGTTCTTCGCACGAGCTCCGCACCCGTGATCGGCGTACTGGGTCTCGCCTATAAGGAAAACACCCATTCGGTCAAGAATTCGCCTGCCGTTGCACTTATCGAAGGGCTGACTCCATACGCCATTCAGGCCTACGATCCCGTCGTCAAAGCGGACAGCGCCTGGCATCCCCGACTCAGGCAGATGCCGACGGCGATTGCCGCGGCGGAAGGAGTAGACGCGTTGGTGCTCATGACGCCCTGGCCCGAGTTTCGCGAGATCGACCCGGCGGAACTGGCGGGGCGGATGTCGGGACGCACGGTTTTCGACCCCTTCGGGCTCCTCGATGCGGCAGGCTGCATGACTGCGGGCCTTGCTCATCTGCGGCTCGGCAAGAGCGTCGCCGACGCGCCTCGAACCTAA
- a CDS encoding NAD(P)-dependent oxidoreductase: MLQHSDNLPATSDRVVVIGASGVLGKALIDRLNTDKIPVLGLGSQQLDLLSPDAGDRLADTLRAGDAVVLLSALTPDRGRGIPALMKNLRMAEAVCQAITAVEPAHVIYLSSDAVYPMGTDVLTEQSPAAPTDLYGVMHRSRELMFGETVPADRLAILRCTLVLSAVDTHNSYGPNRFRQQGRTDGKIGLGGEGEETRDHILDSDVAEVIVRVLKQRSHGVLNTATGVSHSFADVARLVAANLSPSPEVAFSPRRAPITHRHFDIRATRLAFPDLRFTPLEEAIQRVHAALPS; encoded by the coding sequence GTGCTTCAGCATTCTGACAATCTCCCGGCCACGTCGGACCGTGTGGTCGTCATCGGCGCCAGCGGCGTCCTTGGCAAGGCTTTGATTGACCGCCTCAACACGGATAAAATCCCCGTCCTGGGGCTGGGAAGCCAACAGCTTGACCTGCTGTCGCCGGACGCCGGCGACCGGCTGGCGGACACCCTTCGGGCGGGCGACGCGGTCGTCTTGCTGTCGGCCCTGACGCCCGACCGCGGTCGGGGCATTCCGGCCCTGATGAAAAACCTGCGTATGGCGGAGGCCGTATGCCAAGCCATCACCGCCGTCGAACCGGCCCATGTCATCTATCTCAGTTCGGATGCTGTTTATCCCATGGGGACGGACGTCCTTACAGAGCAAAGCCCGGCCGCGCCGACCGACCTTTATGGTGTCATGCACCGCAGCCGCGAACTGATGTTCGGCGAGACCGTTCCTGCTGACAGGCTGGCGATACTCCGCTGCACGCTGGTTCTTTCAGCCGTCGATACCCACAACTCCTACGGCCCCAACCGCTTTCGCCAGCAAGGACGGACAGATGGCAAGATCGGGCTTGGCGGAGAAGGCGAAGAAACCCGGGACCATATTCTCGACAGCGATGTGGCCGAAGTGATCGTCCGGGTGCTGAAGCAGCGCAGCCACGGCGTTCTGAATACGGCCACCGGCGTTTCACACTCCTTCGCCGATGTCGCCCGATTGGTCGCGGCGAACCTGTCTCCGTCTCCGGAAGTGGCCTTCAGCCCGCGCCGCGCGCCGATTACCCACCGGCACTTCGATATTCGGGCGACGCGCCTGGCCTTCCCCGACTTGCGCTTCACGCCCCTGGAGGAAGCCATCCAACGGGTTCACGCGGCCTTGCCGTCCTGA
- a CDS encoding class I SAM-dependent methyltransferase — protein MAEVNLLETHPKCVRNVAARLHNKAHNRERALRFDWEYFDGPREQGYGGYVYDGRWIPVARRIIDHFGLKPGDRVLDIGCAKGFLVRDLMAECPGLTATGLDISHYALTHAHPDVAGRLLRSTAHRLPFADGAFDAAICINTVHNLDQDLCLAALREIERVAPERGFVQVDAYRTESERQHFEDWMLTARTYGRPEDWLSLFAQAGYRGDYFWTILEME, from the coding sequence ATGGCGGAAGTCAACCTGCTCGAAACCCATCCGAAATGCGTGCGAAACGTCGCCGCACGCCTGCACAACAAGGCGCACAATCGGGAGCGCGCACTGCGGTTCGACTGGGAGTATTTCGATGGTCCCCGCGAACAGGGATATGGCGGCTATGTCTATGACGGCCGCTGGATACCGGTCGCGCGCCGGATCATCGATCACTTCGGCCTGAAGCCGGGAGACCGGGTCCTCGATATCGGCTGCGCCAAGGGCTTTCTCGTGCGGGACCTCATGGCCGAATGTCCAGGACTGACGGCCACGGGGCTCGACATCTCCCACTATGCCCTGACTCACGCCCACCCGGACGTGGCCGGACGTCTCCTCCGCAGCACCGCCCATAGGCTTCCGTTTGCCGATGGCGCCTTTGACGCGGCGATCTGCATCAACACTGTCCACAATCTGGACCAGGACCTCTGCCTGGCCGCCCTTCGCGAGATCGAACGGGTCGCCCCCGAACGCGGGTTCGTCCAGGTGGACGCCTATCGCACGGAAAGCGAGCGGCAGCATTTCGAAGACTGGATGCTGACCGCCAGAACCTACGGACGGCCGGAGGACTGGCTATCTTTGTTCGCGCAGGCGGGCTATCGCGGCGACTATTTCTGGACCATTCTTGAGATGGAATGA
- a CDS encoding HAD family hydrolase encodes MPSEIAAVFLDRDGVLNHSIVRGGKPYAPRRLTDFRLVPGTREAVRRLKDAGFRLVVVTNQPDIGNGVLKATVVNAMHQRLADWLPLDGIEMCPHPASLGCDCRKPKDGMLRRAAARFGISLTSSYMIGDRASDIVAGQSAGCYSIFLDRSYGEPRPESPDHVALNLADAVDHVLHREGCIAA; translated from the coding sequence ATGCCGTCAGAAATCGCCGCCGTATTCCTGGACCGGGACGGAGTCCTGAACCACAGCATCGTGCGGGGCGGCAAACCCTACGCGCCCCGTCGTCTGACCGATTTTCGGCTCGTGCCCGGAACCCGTGAGGCCGTCAGAAGGCTCAAGGACGCCGGATTCCGGCTCGTCGTGGTGACGAATCAGCCTGACATAGGGAATGGCGTTCTCAAGGCAACCGTTGTAAACGCTATGCATCAACGCCTCGCAGACTGGCTGCCGCTGGACGGAATTGAAATGTGCCCTCACCCTGCCTCGCTGGGATGCGACTGCCGCAAACCCAAAGACGGAATGCTGCGGCGTGCGGCGGCCAGATTCGGCATCTCCCTGACATCCAGCTACATGATCGGCGACCGCGCCTCTGACATTGTCGCCGGGCAAAGTGCGGGGTGTTATTCGATCTTCCTCGACCGGTCCTATGGCGAACCCCGGCCCGAGTCTCCCGATCATGTCGCCCTTAACCTGGCCGACGCGGTGGACCATGTGCTCCACAGAGAGGGCTGTATAGCCGCGTAG
- a CDS encoding GDP-mannose 4,6-dehydratase — protein sequence MTTSPVAVVTGGAGFIGSHMVDLLLARGFRVRVIDNMSGGHESNLAHHDGNANLSLARQDILGLKAGDSLFEGVRYVFHFAGIGDIVPSIEKPCAYMDVNVQGTVCVLECARAAQVDKLVYAASSSCYGLADTPTTEDHPIRPMYPYALSKYMGEQAVFHWHQVYGLPANSIRIFNAYGPRVRTTGAYGAVFGVFLRQKLGGKPFTVVGDGTQSRDFIYVSDVAGAFLAAAESPVNGRYWNLGGGNPQTINRLVELLGGEVVYVPSRPGEPDCTWADISTIQSDLEWRPTVSFEQGVSNMLSEIQRWKNAPLWDPQSIAEATKTWFTYMARS from the coding sequence ATGACGACGTCTCCTGTCGCGGTCGTCACTGGGGGCGCCGGCTTCATCGGTAGCCATATGGTCGATCTCCTTCTCGCACGCGGGTTCCGTGTGCGCGTGATCGACAATATGTCGGGCGGCCATGAGAGCAATCTGGCCCACCACGACGGCAATGCGAACCTGTCCCTTGCCCGGCAGGACATTCTGGGCCTGAAGGCGGGCGACTCTCTGTTCGAAGGCGTTCGCTACGTTTTCCATTTCGCCGGAATTGGCGATATCGTGCCGTCAATCGAGAAGCCGTGCGCCTATATGGACGTCAATGTCCAGGGGACGGTCTGCGTGCTGGAGTGCGCCCGCGCCGCCCAGGTCGACAAGCTGGTCTATGCGGCATCGTCCTCATGCTATGGGCTTGCGGACACGCCGACCACGGAAGACCACCCCATCCGCCCGATGTATCCCTATGCTCTGTCCAAGTATATGGGCGAGCAGGCCGTCTTTCACTGGCATCAGGTCTATGGACTGCCGGCCAATTCCATACGGATCTTCAATGCCTATGGCCCCCGTGTTCGGACGACGGGGGCTTATGGCGCGGTGTTTGGTGTTTTTCTTCGCCAGAAGCTGGGCGGCAAGCCGTTCACCGTCGTCGGCGACGGCACCCAAAGCCGCGATTTCATCTATGTATCCGACGTGGCTGGCGCATTTCTTGCGGCGGCCGAGAGCCCTGTGAACGGGCGGTATTGGAACCTTGGCGGCGGGAATCCCCAGACCATCAACCGCCTGGTTGAACTGTTGGGCGGCGAAGTGGTTTATGTCCCCTCTCGTCCCGGAGAACCAGACTGCACGTGGGCGGACATCTCCACCATCCAATCCGACCTGGAATGGCGGCCCACGGTCAGTTTCGAGCAGGGGGTCAGCAACATGCTGTCAGAAATTCAGCGATGGAAGAACGCACCCTTGTGGGATCCACAGTCGATCGCCGAAGCAACAAAGACCTGGTTCACCTATATGGCGCGGAGTTGA
- a CDS encoding PfkB family carbohydrate kinase, with the protein MDEASRRHLSRKIKSVDELKGLIGPRPRDKKVIMCHGTFDVVHPGHIRHLAYAKTKGDILVASLTADAHVSKANVRPYVPEDLRALNLAALEMIDYVIIDRDPTPLQNLEILQPDFYAKGYEYSANAIHVKTREELKVLEGYGGEIIFTPGDIVYSSSRLIELEPPAIQIEKLIMTLQGEGISFDDLRGALDRMRGLRVHVVGDTIVDSYTYCSMIGGQVKTPTLSLRFERQADFVGGAGVVAKHLRAAGAEVIFSTVLGDDKWRDFVLKDLANTGIQVQAIADSTRPTTNKNAIVAGGYRMLKVDTLDNRTISDRILETLTQQVRQADVDLVVCSDFRHGIFNRQTIPTLVSAIPQDAFRVADSQVASRWGNILEFEGFDLITPNEREARFALGDQDSVVRPLATQLFEKARCRTLVLKLGERGILTYRTRESSDDPRTVVVIDSFAANVVDAVGSGDALLAYASLAYRATGNDVIASVLGNIAAGLECEYDGNVPITPEAVLKRLDEVEKRVNLAA; encoded by the coding sequence ATGGACGAAGCAAGCCGGCGGCATCTAAGCAGGAAAATCAAATCTGTAGACGAGCTCAAGGGACTCATCGGCCCGCGACCGCGCGACAAGAAGGTGATCATGTGCCACGGCACCTTCGATGTGGTCCACCCCGGGCATATTCGTCATCTGGCCTACGCCAAGACCAAAGGCGACATTTTGGTCGCCAGCCTTACCGCCGACGCCCACGTGTCGAAAGCCAATGTCCGGCCATATGTTCCGGAGGACCTGCGCGCCCTCAACCTGGCGGCATTGGAGATGATCGACTACGTCATTATCGATCGCGATCCGACGCCGTTGCAGAACCTGGAGATCCTGCAGCCGGATTTCTACGCAAAGGGATACGAATATTCGGCCAATGCCATTCACGTAAAGACCCGCGAAGAACTGAAGGTGCTGGAGGGGTATGGCGGCGAAATCATTTTCACGCCCGGCGATATTGTCTACTCATCCTCCCGCCTGATCGAGCTGGAACCGCCGGCCATCCAGATCGAAAAGCTGATCATGACGCTGCAGGGCGAAGGGATCAGCTTTGATGACTTGCGTGGGGCCCTGGACCGCATGCGCGGACTGCGCGTCCACGTGGTGGGCGATACGATCGTTGACAGCTATACCTACTGCTCGATGATCGGCGGTCAGGTGAAAACGCCTACTCTCAGTTTACGCTTCGAGCGGCAAGCCGATTTCGTCGGCGGCGCCGGTGTGGTCGCCAAGCATCTGCGGGCAGCCGGGGCGGAGGTCATATTCTCCACCGTACTCGGCGACGACAAATGGCGCGACTTCGTCCTGAAGGACTTGGCCAACACCGGAATTCAAGTACAGGCCATTGCCGATTCGACACGCCCCACCACCAACAAGAATGCGATTGTCGCCGGCGGCTATCGCATGCTCAAGGTCGATACTCTCGACAACCGGACCATTTCCGACCGCATCCTGGAGACCCTCACGCAGCAAGTGCGCCAGGCCGACGTGGATCTGGTGGTGTGCAGTGACTTCCGTCATGGCATTTTCAATCGTCAGACAATTCCCACTTTGGTGTCGGCGATTCCTCAGGACGCATTCCGGGTTGCAGACAGCCAGGTTGCCAGTCGCTGGGGCAATATTCTGGAATTTGAAGGGTTCGATCTGATCACGCCCAACGAGCGTGAGGCGCGCTTCGCGCTGGGAGATCAGGACAGCGTCGTGCGTCCTCTCGCAACCCAACTTTTTGAAAAAGCGCGCTGTCGCACGCTCGTTCTAAAGCTTGGCGAGCGAGGCATCCTCACATATCGCACCCGCGAGTCATCGGACGATCCCCGAACGGTCGTCGTTATAGACAGTTTCGCCGCAAACGTGGTCGATGCGGTCGGCTCCGGGGATGCACTTCTGGCCTATGCCTCCCTCGCCTACCGGGCAACGGGAAATGACGTCATCGCCTCGGTCCTGGGCAACATCGCGGCAGGGCTGGAATGCGAATACGATGGCAACGTTCCCATTACGCCCGAGGCGGTGCTGAAACGGCTGGATGAAGTCGAAAAGCGCGTCAATCTCGCGGCCTGA